The DNA window CCTTTAAAGAAACTTTCCTTTCTAAATTTTCATTTATATAATTAATAATACCTTGAATCCTATCAATATCTTTACTCATACTTGCTATCTTTTCAGATTCTATCAGTGTATAGTCAAAGTTGTCCACTAAATGAGCTGCAAGTAAATATATTATACTTCCTATTGTCAACTGATAGCCTTCTCTTTTTTTACTAAGCTCCCAAACTATTTGAGCTAAATAATGTCTAATTATATCGAATCTTTCTTGTTTGTCATCTCCATGGAGGAAAGATTTGCACTGAAATACCATTTTTCCTATTTGTGGATAATGTGAAGAATAATATTCAGGATTAATTTGCAATGCCAATATAATGTTGTCTTCCTCAGTTTTGCTTGTATTATGTATTTCATTTCTGTTTATAAGTATTAAATCGTTTTCACTAAGTAGAAACCTGTCATTTCCTACTCTAATATTGACTGAGCCCTGTAAAACAAGCAGTATCTCTATTTCATTGTGCCAATGCATTTCAAATCTATTGATGCTATGGATAAATGCTTTTATAGGAAATCCCTCTTGCCTTTTTACTATCTCATATTTATGTCCCATTAAGTCACCCCTTTCCTGTTATTATTCACTATTGCAGTTTACTATTCCTTTTTATTAAGGGATAATTTAATATATGCAGGTTTTGTTCTTTCCTTGGGTTTTAGCTTCGTATAAGGCCATATCTGCTCTTTTTATAATATCTTCTATCTCGTCATCAACATTTTTTACTTCAGTAATCCCTGCACTAAAAGCTCCTTCAAATACAATACCAGTATTACTTTTCATACACTTCTCATAACTAATATTGTCCCTAAATCTTTCCAAAACATAATAAGCATTCTTTTCGTTTGTTTCAGGGAATAAAATCACAAATTCATCTCCACCAAATCTGAATACATAGTCTGTAAACCTTAAGGAAGACTTAAGCGCATATACAAAGCATTTTAAAGCCTCATCCCCCATTAGATGACCATGAGTGTCATTTATATTTTTAAAATCATCCATATCCACAAATGCAACAGAAAATGTTTTTTTGTTCCTTTGATACGCACCCTTTATTTCCTTTATTTTTCTCCAGAAATAGCACTTAGTATATGCAGCAGTCAGTCCGTCTTCAATAGATATAGCCTTAAAGCTTAAAGCTCTAGCTAGCGCTCTTTCTACCCTAGCTATTAGTTCCTTTTCTACAAAAGGCTTGGTAATATAGTCGTCAGCTCCTATTCCTAATGCTCTTATCTTGTTTTCTGTATTGGAGCTTCCTGACAACATAATAACCGGTAGCTCTGGCTCAGTCTTCCGAATTGATTCTATTATCTCAAATCCGTCCATTTCAGGTAATATCAAATCTATAATGGCAATGTCTATTTTATTCTCTTTTATCTTCTTAATCACCTCAAAAGAATTTGAACAGAGGATTACATTGTATCCCCTTTTTCTGAAAATCTCTTTAAGTATATTTAATGTTACAACATCATCATCTACTATGAGTATTCTACCCAAGGCTTCAAGGCTGTCATCAATATTTCCATATAGTGAGAATGTAGATAATTTATTTCTTATGTCTGCCGGTTTTTCACATCCAAGCACCCGACTAGCTTCATTTAATTGACTAGGATATCTTCCTATATGATCTACTTTCTTACTTTCATCATATAGGCAAAATTGCTTTAGATTATAAAGCTGTTCATCTTTTTCATATTCATATAGCAATTTCTTTGTAAGTCCTTGATCGATACCCATTTCATCACCTTCTTGTTTATTAAATATCCAATCGTCTGTTCTGAACTTATTCTCTTGCTGATGGAATATAGTTTTTTGATATAACTACTTCTTTTCATTTTAAAAGATTATTCTAATCAGACTATTATTTACTTCTATGATCTAGAATTTCCAACTTATCTCTTAAGCTTTCAGCCACATTTTTCAATTCCATACTTAAGGTCTCTAATTTAAAAGTGCTACTGTTCTGTTCTTCTATCTTTGCACTAACTTCTTCAGTACTTGCATTGTTCTCCTCTGCAATGGCACTTAAGTGATCTATTATAGCTACTATTTCTTCTTTCTTTTCCACAAGTATTTTTCCACTATAATTGAAAACATCTATCACACTTTTGATTTCTTCTATTTTTTCTTTTATTCCTTGGAATTTTTCTCCCGTTTTTTCTACACTTTCTGTTTGACAATCTACTATTAATCCTACCTCATTTATTACACCTACTGCTTCTTCTGTCCCTGCCAATAATGTTTTAATTATATCTTCTATTTCTAAAGCGAATATATTAGATTCTTCAGCTAGTTTTCTAATTTCATCTGCTACTACTGCAAAGCCTCTACCATACTCCCCTCCTCTAGCTGCTTCTATACTTGCATTAAGGGCTAGAAGATTTGTTTGATTAGCTATTCCCTTTATTTTTGCGCTTGCTTCCTCAATTTTATTGGCGTTAAAGCTGGATTTTTCTATAACTTCTTTTACCTGTGTGGTTGCATCATTACTCTTTTTTGTGTATTCTACTAGCTTTTCTATTATTTTATTTCCTTCCTCTTTAAGATTATCTATATCTTCAACTCTTAAATTTAATATTTTTAAATTTTC is part of the Proteiniborus sp. MB09-C3 genome and encodes:
- a CDS encoding diguanylate cyclase, translated to MGIDQGLTKKLLYEYEKDEQLYNLKQFCLYDESKKVDHIGRYPSQLNEASRVLGCEKPADIRNKLSTFSLYGNIDDSLEALGRILIVDDDVVTLNILKEIFRKRGYNVILCSNSFEVIKKIKENKIDIAIIDLILPEMDGFEIIESIRKTEPELPVIMLSGSSNTENKIRALGIGADDYITKPFVEKELIARVERALARALSFKAISIEDGLTAAYTKCYFWRKIKEIKGAYQRNKKTFSVAFVDMDDFKNINDTHGHLMGDEALKCFVYALKSSLRFTDYVFRFGGDEFVILFPETNEKNAYYVLERFRDNISYEKCMKSNTGIVFEGAFSAGITEVKNVDDEIEDIIKRADMALYEAKTQGKNKTCIY